The window CGCCCACTTCGCCTTCGCGGCTTCTTCCTTGGTCGGAACGCTGTTGATGCCGCAGGCGGACAGCGACATCGCCGCAACCGGCACGATCAACCAACGGGCAGAACGATAGGACATGGTAACAAGCTCCCTCCGGCGGCGTTTTGCCGCAACAATACAGTACATAGGATGGCGCTTGCCTTTGTGCAATCCGCGCGGCAGGTTCGGCGCTCGGGACCAACCACTCGGGGAGCAGCAAGATGTTGGGAGAATTCAGGGAATTTATCGCCAAGGGCAATGTCATGGACCTTGCTGTGGGTGTCATCATCGGCGGCGCTTTCGCCACGATCACCGGATCGCTGACCGCGGACCTCATCATGCCGCTGGTCGGCTGGATATTCGGCGGGGTCGATTTTTCGAGCAAGTTCATCCTGCTTGGCAGCATTCCCGATGGCATCGCCGCGACCGACTATGCCGCGCTCAAAAAGGCCGGCGTTGCGATGATCGGCTATGGCGCCTTCATCACCGCGGTGATCAACTTCCTGATCCTGGCGTTCATCATCTTCCTGCTCGTCAAATGGGTGAACAAGGTGTTGCGCCGCGGCCCCGATGCACCGGCGGGGCCGACCGAGGTCGATATCCTCACTGAAATTCGCGACGAGCTGCGCAAGAAATAATTTTCCACCGTTTTTCAAGGCTTCGCCCGTCCGCGCCCTTTCCAAGCGCGGGCGGGCTTCCTATATGCACGCTGTCGGTTTCGGCCGACTATGGTGATAAATGGTGCCGTGTAATAGACACAGCGGACCCGGGGGCAGTACCCGGCGGCTCCACCACAAACCCGACGATCCGCAAGGAAGATCGGGTTTCTGACGGGGCCGAACTAGGATCGACGTGTGTTCAAAGACGGTGTTTTTGCCC is drawn from Sphingopyxis sp. OPL5 and contains these coding sequences:
- the mscL gene encoding large conductance mechanosensitive channel protein MscL, which produces MLGEFREFIAKGNVMDLAVGVIIGGAFATITGSLTADLIMPLVGWIFGGVDFSSKFILLGSIPDGIAATDYAALKKAGVAMIGYGAFITAVINFLILAFIIFLLVKWVNKVLRRGPDAPAGPTEVDILTEIRDELRKK